DNA from Bacteroidales bacterium:
TTTCGGATTCCTGGTAAATATGATCGTCGGCTTATTAGGTGCTATACTCGGAGGATGGATCTATGGTCTGCTCGGATTTCAGACCACCAGTATCTGGGGAGTTTTACTGATGTCCATTGTCGGTGCGGTAGTCTTGCTCTGGGTCATTTCATTATTCCGGAAAAAAGGGGTGTAAAATACACCTCTTTTTTCTTTCAAGGAAACCTGCTCCATATAGCAGGTTTCCTGTGTTTTATCCCGAACACTATAAAGAACAGTTTTCACCGACTGCACATTCTTCATCGGGTTGTTCCATTTCCAATGTGGAATGTTGTATGTTCATGCCTAAGAGTACCTCTTTGATCCGGCATTTCAACTGTACAACTTGTGTATTATTTAATGCGGGATCGACCACCACATGCACAGTCAGGATG
Protein-coding regions in this window:
- a CDS encoding GlsB/YeaQ/YmgE family stress response membrane protein; protein product: MEGLGILWSIIIGVAAGAIAGWLMRGSGFGFLVNMIVGLLGAILGGWIYGLLGFQTTSIWGVLLMSIVGAVVLLWVISLFRKKGV